A genomic region of Bradyrhizobium sp. ORS 278 contains the following coding sequences:
- a CDS encoding organic hydroperoxide resistance protein, whose product MSVNVLYKTSAKATGGRDGEAATLDGSLSVKLSTPKELGGGGGAGNNPEQLFAAGYAACFIGAMKFVASQGGPKVPADASVTSTVGIGPRSEGGFGITAELAVSLPGLAKADAEALVAKAHEVCPYSNATRGNVDVKLTVV is encoded by the coding sequence ATGTCCGTGAACGTGCTCTACAAGACCAGCGCCAAGGCCACCGGTGGCCGTGACGGCGAGGCGGCGACCCTCGACGGCTCGCTGAGCGTGAAGCTCTCCACCCCGAAGGAACTCGGCGGCGGCGGTGGCGCCGGCAACAATCCGGAGCAGCTGTTCGCGGCCGGCTATGCCGCCTGCTTCATCGGCGCAATGAAGTTCGTCGCCTCGCAGGGCGGCCCGAAGGTTCCGGCCGATGCCTCGGTGACCTCGACGGTCGGCATCGGTCCGCGCTCCGAAGGCGGATTCGGCATCACCGCCGAGCTCGCGGTCTCGCTGCCCGGTCTTGCCAAGGCTGATGCCGAGGCGCTGGTCGCCAAGGCGCACGAGGTGTGCCCCTACTCCAACGCCACCCGCGGCAATGTCGACGTCAAGCTGACCGTCGTCTGA